From Schizosaccharomyces pombe strain 972h- genome assembly, chromosome: II, the proteins below share one genomic window:
- the wis1 gene encoding MAP kinase kinase Wis1 — MSSPNNQPLSCSLRQLSISPTAPPGDVGTPGSLLSLSSSSSSNTDSSGSSLGSLSLNSNSSGSDNDSKVSSPSREIPSDPPLPRAVPTVRLGRSTSSRSRNSLNLDMKDPSEKPRRSLPTAAGQNNIGSPPTPPGPFPGGLSTDIQEKLKAFHASRSKSMPEVVNKISSPTTPIVGMGQRGSYPLPNSQLAGRLSNSPVKSPNMPESGLAKSLAAARNPLLNRPTSFNRQTRIRRAPPGKLDLSNSNPTSPVSPSSMASRRGLNIPPTLKQAVSETPFSTFSDILDAKSGTLNFKNKAVLNSEGVNFSSGSSFRINMSEIIKLEELGKGNYGVVYKALHQPTGVTMALKEIRLSLEEATFNQIIMELDILHKAVSPYIVDFYGAFFVEGSVFICMEYMDAGSMDKLYAGGIKDEGVLARTAYAVVQGLKTLKEEHNIIHRDVKPTNVLVNSNGQVKLCDFGVSGNLVASISKTNIGCQSYMAPERIRVGGPTNGVLTYTVQADVWSLGLTILEMALGAYPYPPESYTSIFAQLSAICDGDPPSLPDSFSPEARDFVNKCLNKNPSLRPDYHELANHPWLLKYQNADVDMASWAKGALKEKGEKRS, encoded by the coding sequence atgtCTTCTCCAAATAATCAACCCTTGTCTTGCTCATTGAGACAGCTGTCTATTTCTCCTACCGCACCTCCCGGTGATGTTGGTACTCCCGGCTCGCTCCTTTCTCTTTCGTCTTCAAGTTCTTCAAACACCGATTCTTCTGGTTCTTCCTTGGGTTCCTTGTCTTTAAATTCTAACAGTAGTGGCAGTGACAATGACTCAAAGGTTTCTTCTCCTAGTCGTGAAATACCTTCCGATCCCCCTCTTCCCCGTGCCGTGCCTACGGTCAGACTTGGCAGATCTACGTCCAGTCGGAGTCGTAACTCTCTTAACCTTGACATGAAGGATCCTTCGGAAAAACCTAGACGTTCACTTCCTACAGCAGCTGGTCAGAACAATATTGGATCTCCTCCTACTCCACCGGGCCCATTTCCTGGAGGACTTTCAACTGATATACAGGAGAAATTGAAGGCCTTCCATGCATCTAGATCAAAATCAATGCCGGAAGTAGTCAACAAGATCAGTAGTCCAACTACCCCTATTGTCGGTATGGGTCAACGAGGAAGTTATCCTTTGCCTAACTCTCAACTTGCTGGTCGATTAAGTAATTCGCCCGTAAAGTCTCCGAATATGCCAGAGTCCGGGCTTGCAAAATCACTTGCTGCTGCTAGGAATCCTTTACTCAACCGTCCAACGTCCTTCAATCGACAAACGAGAATCCGTCGTGCACCACCTGGAAAACTCGATTTATCCAATTCCAATCCCACCAGCCCTGTCAGTCCGTCTAGCATGGCTTCTCGCCGTGGCCTAAACATTCCTCCCACCCTTAAACAGGCTGTTTCGGAAACCCCTTTTTCCACATTTTCGGATATTTTGGATGCAAAATCAGGCAccttaaattttaaaaacaaagccGTGTTAAATTCAGAAGGTGTTAACTTTTCATCTGGCTCTTCGTTTCGTATTAATATGTCAGAGATTATTAAGCTTGAAGAACTTGGAAAAGGTAACTATGGTGTTGTGTATAAAGCATTGCATCAACCGACTGGTGTCACTATGGCCTTGAAGGAAATTAGGTTGTCCTTAGAAGAAGCAACATTTAATCAAATTATAATGGAATTGGATATTTTACATAAAGCAGTTAGTCCTTATATCGTTGACTTTTATGGTGCCTTTTTTGTGGAAGGttctgtttttatttgtatgGAATATATGGATGCTGGTAGCATGGACAAACTGTATGCTGGTGGTATCAAAGACGAAGGAGTTTTAGCTAGAACTGCTTATGCTGTAGTGCAAGGCCTCAAAACTTTGAAAGAGGAGCATAATATCATTCATCGTGACGTTAAACCTACTAATGTTTTGGTAAATTCTAATGGCCAGGTTAAGTTATGTGACTTTGGCGTGAGTGGGAATCTTGTGGCTTCTATATCCAAAACGAACATTGGATGTCAATCTTACATGGCTCCTGAAAGAATTCGTGTTGGTGGACCTACCAATGGCGTCTTGACTTACACCGTACAGGCTGATGTGTGGTCTCTAGGCCTTACCATTTTAGAAATGGCTTTAGGAGCTTATCCGTATCCACCTGAATCATATACTTCAATATTTGCACAACTATCGGCGATTTGCGATGGCGATCCACCTTCTCTCCCCGATTCATTTTCTCCCGAAGCTCGtgattttgtaaacaagTGTTTGAATAAAAACCCGTCTTTGCGTCCCGATTATCATGAGTTGGCTAACCATCCATGGTTgttaaaatatcaaaatgCAGATGTGGACATGGCTTCATGGGCAAAAGGCGCTCTTAAAGAGAAAggtgaaaaaagaagctaA